The Cryptomeria japonica chromosome 2, Sugi_1.0, whole genome shotgun sequence region aaactaggattcctattcaccaatctcagcagcaatcaaaggtattgatacttgtattgccatcaatgccaaagggagagattgttggaattttgagtttattggcattttgcataaagattgcatcaatgatatgttgtcattgatgtcaattgaactggtaaatggtattcatgttattgttgatattgttgttttttatattggctagtaaccggtaagaagagagttgtagaagatgttgtaaaccggtatgttaattTGTGAGTTGAGtcggtgaactggtgtaaagggtcaaCCCTTTCTAtttaatgtaaccggtaaaccctatcagttgttaaaccctaaccgatcaagtttgttggtttattatctgatgagcggtaatgatggagacacgtgtgatcattgtatgaggataaattcaaattggtttggtgcatttgcttattgtctagggaaggagcaaagtggattgcatttaatgcacagtatgtgatgagttacaaagtccaatggagcggtgagcagggagcggttggaattgtcttgaagaatgtgaagagattgtcatgatttctaatggtcaagattgaactaacttgtttgtaatctcaatgatgagaattaggtttttgttgtgttaccgacctaattgatttatatttaaggtcgatgaagttgtttgtaaaagttgttggtaagattggtagaaaacctgttgagtgtgtggttgcccaaccaatgaatggatctacactttgagtaaaggtagattgaagcttagaaggatctgatcaagcaaatgtagtgctactcaaacaaatcaagaaaacttgttgttctctaacaattacagcataagtaaaatcccttaaccaggtaagctctaacaagcttggttactcattaaatcctctaacaaggtggtccattagcttggattcttaaatcctccagcgaggttactcctaacagggtattgtgcttctaacaaggcatatttgtaaatcccttaaccaggtgattcctaaccgggaAAAGTTCTTAACAGggcttattgtaaagctctaacaaagtttggctcctaacagggcgaacttcaaaagagttcaaatatttgtccttgtgagtcccatctcaccatggtttttacctatttgggttttccacgtataaacatttgtgtcaagtggtgaatgcttttgtggttgtgatcttatttgttgatttggttaacttttgataaggcatgttaagtagaagcattgagagatgaatatgtcgaattaagattaagcattgttgatgtttacaagattgaaggtgtttactgttaaaagttgtcataacagttaaaccagttaatgtcaagtattcctaagaatattgattttgactaagatatgtttactttgtttgactcagtttgagcttgggaactttgtatcagtttttcaatatactgattcacccccccccctcttagtattctatcggatacttattctttcatcataccatcacaacaCCCCACCTCCAATTATTCCATGTAAACATACCTTTATATGGATTTTTGTCTACTAGGTTCAAAAGATATATATTATCCCTTAGGAGTCTAGAAGAATGCTCAAGCCTAACAACACCTCCCCTGTTTTCCTCCATACTAGAAACAACGTTGAGATCCCCAACAACAATGCAATGAAGATATGTAGTTAGGGACCTAATCGTCCTTAATGAGACTAGAGAAAGGATTTTTCTAATAGATCAATCAAAGAATACACATTGGTGAGGAGATTAAATTCACCTGATTCCAAACTTGAGGCAACAATAGACATGAAAGGTTTACTACACATTTGCATTGGTCCTAGAGACAAGCCATATCACCTGAACTTCCTTGAGCCCCAATGCATTGGCATTAATCTTTAGCCCAAATCTTGGATGCAAAAATCAACATGGCTTCCATAGGCATCTTAGTCTCCTAGATGAAGATGATATTTGGAGAATGAAAGATGATCAAATCTCGAATAGCCTTTGGTCTATGGATTCTATTCATACCCCTTACATTCTATGAAAGTACTATCAATTTTTGAGATGGAGAGAAATGAAAATCAATGGTTTTCATTGAACTAGACTTGGCCAACATCTCACCACTTTTTCTTGATCTTTTTTCCTACCCACCTTAGGAGGCTTCTCAGGAGCAccctttttgagattttttttgttgtAACCCCAATGTAGGTAGGGATCCCTTACTTTTACTGGCATCCTAAGGATCCTTCTCCAAATTAGCCATTGAACTAACTAAACCTAAAAAATATTTCACTTCTTTGCACCCACTTGTCTCCAACTCACCAAAGGTCAACAAGGGAATATTTGTATATGTTGGAGCATCTAGGCATCCATCCTATGAACCAATATGAAGAATTTGGTCCTTATCAACGACTCTTTGTTCCATCTCCATAGGTACTTGACCAATATGCATCCCTGCAAGGACCTCATCAAATTGGTTTAAATCTTCTAGTGTATCAAATATATTAAACACCTAATCAGTCTATCTATCCTTTAGAGTTCTCTTTTGCCCTCTTCCCTTATTTTGGGCCTTTGATCAAGATAAACCCCTCTTTACCTTCCACCATAGGTGCTTTCTCTTTATCATGTTTAGGTAAGGGATGAGACAACCCATTACTTGAAGGCCTTACTAGATAATATTTAGGACACACCCACTACAAATGACTGTATTCATGATAGTTTTGATAATGAAATGGAAGAGTTTCATAATCAATCTACTGGATCCAAGAGGTTGATCCCAATAGAATTTCCATAGAATTTGGTAAAGTCTTTCTTAAATCTATTTCAATACAAATGCATGCATAAGTGATTACCTTTTTGTCCACAATTTGTTGTGATGATCCCACTAGTTTGCCAAGAAGCAATGCTATCAAGTGAAAAATATCATTTCTCCAAAATTCTAGCAAGAACCATGAAAGCTAGACCCAAATTAGAACCCTTGAAGGAAGCTCCTCTGTAGGGTTGAACCTAACATGCCACAACTTGATGAAAATCCCAAATTGATTGTAAAAATATGTCGCCCCTTCAAAAGCCTCATTTCTATTTGAAATGCATAATAGAGCCACTAGAAAATAATTGTTGGTAATCAACATCACCTCCATTTTGCCCTCTGGGTTCCATGTGTGATGAGCGCATGTTCCAAAAAATGGTAGTGAAATTTGTATACTCGTGAACTTGCAAATCAAGGTGCGATTGGTCAAATAATTGACATCCTCCTCTACAATAGCATGCATGTGTTCTCTCCTTGCAATATATCCATTCACCTTCAAAGGGTGAAACTGTGTTGTTCAAGCCAATGCTAGAATTTTCTCGCATGATAGGAGAGAAAATTCTCCCTAGCACTGCATCTTTGAAGGGAAGATTCTACTTCAATGTAGAACCTCCATGCAAAGCCAAGCAAgccctatgaagaaaaaagaaaaaaaacataaggAGCCCTATGCAACAACCTTgataaaaaaactattaactatGGCAAAGCCCCTAAAACCCACACACAACTCCAAATGAATTCACTCCTACCAGTACAAGAATAACACTCAAAACAACCCTTGTGCCAAATGTTATAGCAAAGAAAccccaaaatgtcaacaaagaacCATTTATCACCTTAGCATGAACCACCTCCCCCACAGACAACCAAAAATCATTGAACGCTACCCCTTGCAAGCCAAAGCTCACATAGAACCTTGACTAAGACCAGGAGACCCTAGCACGAGCAGAGCGTgctcttgaatgcaacaccttctctcttcatcatatgGACTTTATTTGTCATGAGTATTTTACACAATTTGTTCATCACCAACTAAATTGAagcacaaaaacatttcaaattatattCTAGGGTGTTGTTTAAAAGGATAAAGCCTAATTCATTTTGCACATCTAGGGAGAATCAAGGAGATCCATTTAGATCTCGCTTACTACTTTTTGCATGATTCAAGGATCatatttgagcatccactatcacaCCAACATCTACATACTTAGTGACGTATGAGCATATTACTTGGTTGCTTGTTGTCTTTGATCTTTGTTTACAAGTCAGTAAATCGACTTCCCTAGGGGTTTGACATAAGAGAGCCTGACCCTAACTTAGCAAGCTCCACAAAAGTGTTTATCTACATTGTCAATCACTTGAATTATAGATTAAAAATTTAAAGTGAAAACTAATTGATTTCATATACTGAAATTGATTTTACATTGTAAAATTGAATCAAATTAATTCTACGCCAAAATTTAACCTTAGATTAACATAAAATTCAATTTAATacttataaaatattataaaatcatATATCATTTTAAATTATCGAACAACACTTTATTATACAACatcattaaattatatataaaattaaacaACCCTAATCTATCtttattatttcaaaaaatataCCTGCAACTCTTAAAATCTTTTTAAATGTGCACTTAAAATCTCCCAAAAAGGctctttgtttttccttttcacaaACTAATTAAATGACTACAATGGTGATTTACTTATATTGATTTGATATTATTTTGTAGACATTTACCATACATACTTCAAAATTCCATAATGGTATATTATGACTTTTTGCTTAAAGTAAAGACCACATTGATGGTGTATTTTTGGGAGAAGTCACGTTGTTGGCTTGCAATATTTAACTATGACTTCAACAGAATGTGCTTCCTTAGTGTGTTTAGTTCTCTTTGATAACTAAATGTTTTTTAATTCATATTAATTCTATATTATTGGTTaatacattttattttttattcaaaaagaATTAAATTTAGTTCTAAGCAAATCAAATTGATTTATTCTTTCATAGATTAAAGGCTGAATTTAAGATCACTCAAACCAAATCAAATATGTTGTTTTCTTTTAGATTTTTTCTCATGAAACATTAGTATTAATtttatatagagagagagaatTTTAGATAGACATATCTTGAGGTTTAAGATAGAGTCTTAAACGTAAAACAATAAAATTAAAGACAAAATAGTTGTAAGAAATAAGAGCTATAGATCTTATAGCAAGTAGCAAGTCACAATCATCTAGTTTCTACATATCTAGATTATTTTCAACATCAAGAGTGAGTTCCTAGCTAGCAAGAGCACTATCACTAAATTGGTCTTCAATAGTGTTGACTTTCTCAAGCGGTTGATTAATAGTCTTGCAAGGAGAAATACCCTGAGTGAGGTGACAAAACTTACTGCTTTGTAGTCATATAGGGGCTTGTCTATTGTAGCACTTGTGACTTAGAGAGGAGTTGAACATTGTTGGGAATACTAAGACCAACcatgaacattgtgaccacaagcTTTGCAATGCAAAGTACAAGATCCCTCATGCCTACAAGCATTCTAACTTTTGCCACTTTGATGCACTCATGGATGGTATTGGCCCCTATTGGGAGGAGGGAAGGTTGGTAGTACTTTGACAAATAGATAAGGCACACTCCTCTAGTGATCAAGAAGAACTTGGAGGTGGGTTACTCAATGTGCAACTTTCTAAACTTGCACATGTATTTGCATTAATAAACTAGAATATACATGGATTTAGAATATAGCAGAAATCATTGTCAATAGTACATCCAAAAAAGAGAGCAAAATTTCCTTTTTCAAATGCAAGATAGGAATTCCACTAGTACATACAAAAAAGAGAGcaaaatttctattttttcaaATGCAAGATAGGAATTCCACTCTGAGAACATGTCATGTCTCGGTGAATTTAGGAAGGATATTCTTGCTGATCTCCTAGAAGAATCATATGCCAAGAGAAGGGTTTAAGTCTAAAAGGCGTGGAGAAGTCTTGGATCCAATTCTAGACAACTTGAACCCTAGGTCAAAATCAAAAGAGATGGCTAAGTGTTTCCGTATGCCCACAAAAAGAGCAACAAGAGTTAGAGACTCCCAAATGAATCAATCTTGAGACAATATAATCTTCCCTCCCACTCCAATACAAGTCCTCAGCAAGAAAAGGCATGAAGACATAGACTCTCAATGATATTCAATTTTGACTATTCTTGAACATCATTTAATTCAACCATCAAAGCTAAATTTTGActaataaaatagaataaatatttatcattttttatatGAATGAAGGATAAAATTATTATTGATTGTTTTACCATCAAACCAAATAATGTTTATGTAGAGCGTTCAATGTCTATTGACATTTCTTATAATGGGAAACAgatattttcatttatattttaatttttcgaAGTTCTGAGCAACAAAGAAAACTGATATAAGAAAACTGATATCATGGTATGCTTACAATTTTGCAAAGATCCCAGTTGTTCGATACATTAAAAACCTTTAAAATCCTATCCCCAACATATGTTCAGATTTCTTATAATTCCATCCATCATGTATCAATTTCTTTATGGCTTAATAATATAATCAGGTAACAGCAAAGCTAATTAAAGAATGGCAAAGCATGACATTGAAAAACCATTCATGATGTATTTATAATCATCTAAATCTATACAATTTCCATGCTCAATAAATATACTATATACTGAATGCCTCTCTGCAAGCAAGAGAAGCATACAGTCACCCACAATACAATATAAAATACCAGGACAGGGAATGGCACCCCAATTCACAGCATCCAGGTTTAATTTTCTAATCCTGGAATGGAATCATGGATTGGATACTTGTTAATACTCAATTGTGTCAAATATTGGAGAGGCTATTACATTTTGCCTTTCAGAGCACTCTGAGAAAATCTTGAACAGAATAGTAGCCAGATATTAATGAACGTAGAATAAAAGTTAAAACCCTCCAAAAAAAATCAGAGGTTTAATGACAGTTCTGCATCATGCCCCTTTACCTATATGCCTTGGAGATTGTTTATAGGAATCATAGCCCAGGCTGCTTAATCTTGCAGGCTTATTGCGGACTGTGGGTGACATGTTGCGAGGAAAAGTGTGGTGGCCATTGATTTTGCTACCACTTTTGGTCTTTAACTCATGAGAAGTAACCTCATTGCTTGTAGCATGTGATGTTAAAGAGGTGGCACTTGCCATATCCTTCATGTTTTGCAGAGGTTCTAATGTCTCAACGACATCCTTCATAAGTGGCCTTGCTTTAGGGTTTTGGCTGAGGCATTGGTAGGCCAAACTAGCAGCTTTATAAGCAGCCTTTACAGAATAGTGTCCCTCCAGCCTAGGATCCATAATGCGTAACAACTTCCTTCTGTCATTTAGATAAGGACGAGCCCAGTCTGCCAAGTTCTGTTCTCTGCTGGGCCTTGTTTTATCCATTGACCTTCTTCCAGTCAGCAACTCCACTAGTACAACACCAAAGCTGTAAACATCACTTCTGGCTGTCAAATGACCTGTTGTTGCAGAATACATCAAAAGGTCAAAAAATCACAAGATCCTTTCAATTCTTTTTCTTACTTGATCATAACCCTAGAGCTTTATGGAAGCCGCTATTCAGCCATCAGGATACATCATGGTATTGATGGCTGGATGCCACGCTGAAGTTTTGACTTCTAATTGATGAGGATCATTTACAGTCTGTTCACTTATCATTTTCTCAAACGAATTTAACAACAATTCTCATCGATGAAAAGCCAAAACTTCAGTTGTGTAGCATCCAGCCATCGATACCATTGTGCATCCTGATGTCTGGATAGCCATTTCCGTACTGACTTTTATTAGGGAAGCCGCTATTCAGCCATCAGAATACATCATGATATTGATGGCTAAATGCTATGCTAAAGTTTTGACTTCTAATTGATGAGGGTGTCTTGTAACAAAAAGAAAtttcaaaatgaaaaaatatatgacAATTTCTGCTCTTTCTGGCAGCCCCTATATTAACTTCTGTTGTCTTGGCAAAGTTTCAATGTTGACCCATTTTCTTTGAAAGCTTAGTTGATCCTAAATTTAAACCTCTATATGAATGATCTACATGATTTAAGATATTTTCTAAGAATAAATGGTATATGTTCTTCTCTTCCAAGCTTTTGGGCTTATGTATTtcaagttttttatttttgaaactcTAGTATATCATTATTTTAACATAGCTACTGCTGTCTGGTGTATACAACTTACCAGTCATGACATATTCAGGAGCTGCATATCCATATGTACCCATGATCCTTGTTGATACATGAGTCTCATCCCCCTCTGGCCCATCTTTTGCAAGTCCAAAATCAGAGAGCTTTGCTGTATAATCCTGCATCAaaatcatgtatttttattggttaGATCAAAATTCACTTCAAGAAACAAAGTTAGTTAACTGTGGATTCAGGCTTCAGACACACTAACAGAATCCAATAAAATATTGGATGTCTTAAAATCTCGATAGATGACTGGATTTTCTGCTCCATGAAGGAAAGCAAGGCCTTTGGCAGCTCCAACTGCTATCTTCAGTCTTGCAGACCAAGGCAATGGCACAGATACCTCTGTGCACACCACATAAACAAACATTAGGATTGTGTAAAAACATTGATCTATAAATGAGAAGCTATGATGCATGATTTTAGAACTATAAAGAAATCCCAAGGTCCACTGACCAGGACATATCATAAAGTGTTAAAAAAAGCGTTAAGACATTAAAACAACCTCTAAATATAAGAGCTTACACTTGCCATAAGTTATTATTCCTTTCGAACATTTTTTTTGGGTGGGAAAGAGTGCTTCTACTCTGAAATTTGCAAGGTTAAAGGGTTGAAGATAGTGTTTACTGTTACATGCTGATGATGCATAGCAATAACTAGACGTCAATTTGCTCGCTACAAAAGGCTTGGAACAAATGCTTTGTTTCAGATTCTAAATGGCCAGATGTTTCTTCCCCTTACAAAGATGAATAAAGTTAAGTTAACACGTTACTTCAATTAAAGGCAGATATCCATGATCTTGTCTGTAAAAGAGGACTTCGGAGGATTTAGAAACcccaaactttaaatggcataaCAGGTTCTTAACTCAGCCATTGTGGAACAAAGGGAGGAGATATATATGATCCGTACACGTGGAGGATCATTGGAATCTCAGGAAACTAGAAAAGCAATGAGTAAATAGGGTTATCCATGAAGAGAAGAAACACAGACAGCAAACAGACATAGCAAAGCTTGCTGGACGTTTATATGCTGGCCTCTGACTTTCTATTTGGCTTATTGAAGAAAAAACAGATTAGCGATTTTCCCAGAAACATATTTGGCTGTTCTCAGGAAACATTTCTTTGATAGACTAAAGCTACACCAAACATCCCTAAAGAAGATAAGTTAATGTCTGTACAAGAGCCTAGACACTTAAAACTTTCCAGCGAAGGTTTTGTCAAATTTGAAAACAAACTATGCAAAATAGAGAAAAGCGTCATGAAGAAGCAAATTCAACTAATGGAAAGTAACTCTACCATACGAAATACTCAAGGATACCACTCGTTACTATTTTAGTATGTGGTTTTTACAGTGTTGGTTAAGATTTCCTTTGCTTGATGAGCTAGTCCCTTCTGGAGCACTGGAGCACCAGAGCACCAGTTTGCTCAGGGTTCTTCCTAGTGAATTTCAATTGATTTCAGAAAACAAACTTCAGTGCAACTTTATCCCAGATTTGCTAGGGGTTTAGCCCCAATTATCACCCTGAGACTCATCTGATTATTCAGATTTTTTAAAACCAAAATTATCACTTAACATCTCTTCTATGTAAAGTGTAAATAGACTTTCCAAAAAATTAGACATGAAAAGTTAATTATTACCCACCTAGTTTGAACTGGAGATTGATTTCTCTGTACAAGTACTAAATCCTTTTGACCTATTCTAGTCATTAGTCAACATTGATACACATTTCATTCAGTTTCGGCATTTCACTTCAATTGTATTGATGTCTTTACAGAAACTTGCAAGCACAATTGTCAATATTTTAACCAGATGTTCAAGTGGAATCGTTTATTTTGGTTATCTCATTTGGGCCAGTCTGTAATTTGTTTTGATTCTATTCTAAGTGTAGTCATCGGGAATgttcattaattttaatttaaaatggcATCTGGTGAGCTCTATCATGAGGCTCACAGAGAAACCTGTCTTTGTGTTTACTAAATAGCAAACAGTTGCAGGGCATTAACTGGGTATCCATAAACAAACTTATTATAAGACAGAGCTCAACACAAGAGACAAAGCAAGTCAGAGGCATATTAAAATGGCAACGAAGGGTACATACTTCTAAAAAGATGGTTCTCCAGACTGCCTCTGGGCATAAACTCGTATACCAGCACCCTGTCTTCTTCTTCACAACAATAACCCACCAATTTCACCAGATGGGGATGTCTCAGCTGCCCTAAAAACATCACCTCCGCCTTCAAAAAACACATCAATTCCACAAACATGTCAGTCCCATATTAAGTAAATAACAAACTTGCCTATAAATACACAAACCTAAAATCAACCAAAGCAACAAAAATCGATCTTCAGTCATTCATACTCACCAGCCATTCCCTGTGGCCCTGAAGTCCTTCTTGGTCGAGAATCTTAACTGCCACAGACATGCTCTTGAATCCTTGCCTCACGTTATCATCAATGTAGCCCTTATGCACTGTCCCAAATCCTCCCTCGCCTAGCCTGTAATCAGGGACAATTTTTGTGGCTTATATCAGTCAGATTGCTATTTATGTTCAATGTCTATACAAATGGTAACTTTATGTTTTTTAATCAGAAATTTCAAGCTGAACTAGTCATTGCTTTAGTCCCTCATAAATGTCTGGTATACTATTTTTTCATCTAAGTTGGTCTACCGGTGGGGATTTGTATTTTTGAAAGAGATAGGATACATGTGTCTCATTTGTAGCACAGTTAATGTCTCCTACATGAAATACAGGATACTCTTACTACAAACCATCCGTATACCAAAAAAAAGATCGACTAATATCATAAACTATAAAAGAACCTATTTCCATAAATGTTATATGGAAGGCCTCTTCTTAACATCGAACAAAGCACAGGTAACACAAAGCCTCTACCATGAGGAGGACTGACTCAACCCTTAGACTGATACGTCTGGATTTTCCTACAATAAAAAATGTCAATTCTTGAGAGGATCGCTCTGGGGAAAAACAGTGTAATACATTTTAGTGTCCCTGATTTCATCATAAGAATGTCACATTCCTACAGTAGTTAGCAGCACTTTCTAGGTCACTAAAGAAACAGTCTGAAACTATTCTTAACATGACCAAGTGTCCCATCCTCGAGTCTTCCAAGTAGGTGACCGCTCCAATAAAACTAAACTCAGCAAGAAGACTTTGAAGCAGCGGAATTTCTTGCGAACGAAGATTACAACATTTTTTAATCATGTCAAGAAACCGAATGACAATTATGAATATCAGTACCACCAAAACAACATAATGAGAAGAATTCAACAGAGAAACAGAAATGGGTGAATGTGAACACAATGTGTACCTGTAATCAGAACGGAAATTCTTGGTTATAAGCCTAATTTCATTAAAAGTGAAGGCCTGCAAATTCATGGACTGGGTAGAGAGGAAGAAATGTTCAACTTCCCGAGGAGTTGAAGGAGATGAGATACTCTTCATGTCTGCGGAGCACAATCTCCGAAAGCGGGGTACTTTCCCCGATTTCACAACGCCAACGACCACCGCATCGTCTCGCGTCCAACAGATTCTCGTGATTCTCAGCCAGCGCATCGTATCTGACACAGATGATGGCTGGATTTCCTTGCACAACTTTCTAGCTTGAAAAATTGTAGCAGATGTAAATTGGTGATATTGTGCAGAAATCGTCAAAGTGGATTTGTTGTGGCAGAATGCTCTGTATACCAACTCCACTAAAATCTTCCAAACAGGCTTGCCTACTTCACAAGATTCGTTACGTCAAAGGTTTCATGAGGACGTGGACGTGAAAATGTTAACACAAACTTCCTAGTTTAATTTTGACGGCCTGTATAATGTCGCAATGGTTTGAATaacattatgttttttttttaatggtcCAATGGTGAATAGTAATTTTGTATCTTATCCATACTATTATTTATCCTATTTCTAATGGTTAAATTTGACTTTTGAATTTTAAACTTGAACTTGATGATGTTTAAGAATAGTTCTCAAATAAAAAGACAATATTAAGTGTAGGTTTTCATTGGAGAGAATTGTACAGCTTTAAGTGCAAACACAAAGTCTCTTACAAAAACTATTCAAGCTTTCTCTAGACAATTTAAACGGAAAAATATTATCAATTTCAATGAAGATATCCAAGGGAACAAATTTCATcgaattaaaattttgatttttaaatagattaaaataataaaaaattaagatTTGAGTAATTTAAGATGAAAATAATTGAAATGGTTGAGAAGAGATGGAGATCTTATCTAGTTTATGGTAAGATGTTGAATTTGGTCACTTTGATTGGTTGATATGTTACAACATGATTAGAATCTAGAAATTGGTATTAGATTTATATCAAGGGCCCATGAAAGATTAAATACATGATGTTTCTGATGGTCGGGACTAGGCACACTTGTGGACCTATCATTGGACACTTTTCCTTTGTGCAACTTTGTCCCTCATTGAATTTCACCTTTGAGATCTACAAAACTTGTTTGCCTACATGTGTACCCATGTTTGAGAGATTGGTAATGTTAAAAACACCTTTAGGTACATGCAATAAAAAGAAGATAGAGCATTGACTTTCTTGATAACAATTAGACCTCATGAAAAATGTAAAAAGATTGAATGCAAATAGAACAAAGAATAAAATTTATCTTTGATGCAACTAAGGCTAGGTAAATTGAGAATAATCCTAAACAAATACTATGACTATTGTTTAAAATATAGATTCAAGATGATCTCTCCTTAATGATCTATTGATGATTAAAATGATCTAGGATGATATCCTTAAATAGCCTTAGAAATAAAAGTCAAGACCTTTGGCATGTATGCCAACTACTAATGGGCATAATCCTAGAAACACAACTTAGGTAATTAGGAGATCTAACATTCAAATATGCATTAGACCATGTGCATAGTTCTATCCATGGGTCATAAGTGTATGGAAAACGTACTCTAGGGGGGTAGAAACCCTAATAAATTTTAGGCCATTGCTAGATTAATCATATCAAAGTGATAGGTT contains the following coding sequences:
- the LOC131052177 gene encoding probable serine/threonine-protein kinase PBL8 isoform X1 — encoded protein: MRWLRITRICWTRDDAVVVGVVKSGKVPRFRRLCSADMKSISSPSTPREVEHFFLSTQSMNLQAFTFNEIRLITKNFRSDYRLGEGGFGTVHKGYIDDNVRQGFKSMSVAVKILDQEGLQGHREWLAEVMFLGQLRHPHLVKLVGYCCEEEDRVLVYEFMPRGSLENHLFRKVSVPLPWSARLKIAVGAAKGLAFLHGAENPVIYRDFKTSNILLDSDYTAKLSDFGLAKDGPEGDETHVSTRIMGTYGYAAPEYVMTGHLTARSDVYSFGVVLVELLTGRRSMDKTRPSREQNLADWARPYLNDRRKLLRIMDPRLEGHYSVKAAYKAASLAYQCLSQNPKARPLMKDVVETLEPLQNMKDMASATSLTSHATSNEVTSHELKTKSGSKINGHHTFPRNMSPTVRNKPARLSSLGYDSYKQSPRHIGKGA
- the LOC131052177 gene encoding probable serine/threonine-protein kinase PBL8 isoform X3, with amino-acid sequence MSVAVKILDQEGLQGHREWLAEVMFLGQLRHPHLVKLVGYCCEEEDRVLVYEFMPRGSLENHLFRKVSVPLPWSARLKIAVGAAKGLAFLHGAENPVIYRDFKTSNILLDSDYTAKLSDFGLAKDGPEGDETHVSTRIMGTYGYAAPEYVMTGHLTARSDVYSFGVVLVELLTGRRSMDKTRPSREQNLADWARPYLNDRRKLLRIMDPRLEGHYSVKAAYKAASLAYQCLSQNPKARPLMKDVVETLEPLQNMKDMASATSLTSHATSNEVTSHELKTKSGSKINGHHTFPRNMSPTVRNKPARLSSLGYDSYKQSPRHIGKGA
- the LOC131052177 gene encoding probable serine/threonine-protein kinase PBL8 isoform X2 produces the protein MRHMLGEGGFGTVHKGYIDDNVRQGFKSMSVAVKILDQEGLQGHREWLAEVMFLGQLRHPHLVKLVGYCCEEEDRVLVYEFMPRGSLENHLFRKVSVPLPWSARLKIAVGAAKGLAFLHGAENPVIYRDFKTSNILLDSDYTAKLSDFGLAKDGPEGDETHVSTRIMGTYGYAAPEYVMTGHLTARSDVYSFGVVLVELLTGRRSMDKTRPSREQNLADWARPYLNDRRKLLRIMDPRLEGHYSVKAAYKAASLAYQCLSQNPKARPLMKDVVETLEPLQNMKDMASATSLTSHATSNEVTSHELKTKSGSKINGHHTFPRNMSPTVRNKPARLSSLGYDSYKQSPRHIGKGA